A genome region from Arachis duranensis cultivar V14167 chromosome 6, aradu.V14167.gnm2.J7QH, whole genome shotgun sequence includes the following:
- the LOC107495229 gene encoding uncharacterized protein LOC107495229, whose protein sequence is MASEESFIVLVHHRESIKRKTRSGVKFTDKNPLYIIVRPTTRYEDLVSSVLLKLGLEATIAGSSSRPAVASSSVPAYEPPVQPVASPSFAVDLNGSVGDEVGEEEYLWTSLQCAAPAGVGDGFLDDPEDDDVEADMIVDDSGDDVGARGVPGQPARIGARDAEGSAGLTEFQVGQQFPDKEEAMLIVKTYSICQGVQYKVVEFDYRRYVGKCSEFGNGCTWLIRLSLRQRKGLWEVKRYNGPHTCLATSIFSDHMSLDYHVISAFIMPMVRADASISIKVLLNATAVHFGFRPTYRRVWLSK, encoded by the exons atggctagtgaggagagtttCATAGTGTTGGTTCACCACAGAGAATCCATTAAGAGAAAAACTCGTTCcggtgtgaagttcactgataaGAATCCTCTCTATATTATCGTCAGGCCTACGACAAGGTATGAGGACCTTGTTAGCTCTGTACTGCTGAAACTTGGTCTAGAAG CCACGATAGCCGGTTCTAGCTCCAGACCTGCCGTTGCATCTTCCTCTGTCCCTGCGTACGAGCCACCCGTTCAACCTGTCGCCTCCCCTTCGTTCGCTGTTGATCTCAACGGCAGTGTAGGCGACGAGGTCGGAGAAGAGGAATATCTATGGACCTCTTTACAGTGTGCTGCACCAGCTGGGGTTGGAGATGGATTCTTGGATGATCCAGAGGACGATGATGTCGAGGCAGATATGATTGTTGATGACAGTGGCGATGATGTTGGAGCAA GAGGGGTTCCTGGGCAGCCGGCTAGAATTGGCGCTAGAGATGCTGAAGGGTCTGCAGGTCTGACAGAGTTTCAGGTTGGTCAGCAATTTCCGGATAAAGAAGAGGCCATGTTAATTGTTAAGACTTACAGCATCTGTCAAGGAGTACAGTATAAGGTCGTGGAGTTTGACTATCGCCGGTATGTGGGCAAGTGTTCTGAGTTCGGCaatgggtgcacatggttgattcggCTTAGTCTCCGACAGCGCAAGGGACTTTGGGAGGTCAAACGTTACAACGGACCGCATACTTGTCTCGCCACCTCCATTTTCAGCGACCACATGAGTTTGGATTACCATGTGATATCGGCATTCATTATGCCAATGGTTAGGGCTGATGCATCTATCAGCATCAAGGTGCTCCTAAATGCCACCGCCGTACACTTTGGGTTTAGGCCGACTTACAGGAGGGTCTGGTTGTCGAAGTAG
- the LOC107495230 gene encoding uncharacterized protein LOC107495230 translates to MPGTVAVLRTSPVRVGGQLDESQAYFHRLFWTFPPCIEAFRHCNPLISIDGTHLYGKYGGTLLAAIAQDGNSNILHVAFALVEGENAESWSFFLSHLREHVTPQPGLLVISDRHNGIKAALEAPDGGWLPPSAYRAFCIRHVVANFALTFKGKDARRLLVNAAYAKTEVKFHYWFDILRSEDPAMCDWANRIEYSLWTQHCHEGRRFRHMTTNISECVNSILKGVRNLPVCSLVKATYGRLAELFVRKGREAEAQMGTRQQFSQHLVKCIEANLKTARCFTVTVYDRDNSEFTVAETTPTGSFSLGSYRVSLASHTCDCGYFQALHFPCPHALACCAYSRLTWEPYVHHVYRLSSVFSVYRMGFTPPIPEDFCHHITGRLSSLTPIRGVRERVVRGPLGYGPIWTRQIRTGQRDVVLSAARPHTSELPTARRSRAHTGT, encoded by the coding sequence ATGCCTGGTACTGTTGCAGTCCTAAGGACGAGCCCTGTTCGTGTCGGTGGACAGTTGGACGAGTCTCAAGCTTATTTTCACAGACTATTCTGGACGTTTCCACCGTGTATCGAGGCATTCCGTCATTGCAATCCTCTAATTAGTATTGACGGCACCCATCTGTATGGCAAGTATGGGGGAACATTGCTTGCCGCGATTGCACAGGACGGAAACTCCAACATACTCCATGTTGCATTCGCATTAGTCGAGGGTGAGAATGCTGAGTCATGGTCCTTCTTTCTCTCCCACCTGCGTGAGCATGTGACACCGCAGCCAGGTCTGCTGGTTATCTCAGATAGGCATAACGGCATCAAGGCTGCGCTTGAGGCTCCTGACGGAGGCTGGTTACCTCCGTCTGCATACCGGGCATTCTGCATTCGACATGTTGTGGCAAATTTCGCCCTCACCTTCAAGGGCAAAGACGCAAGGAGGCTACTTGTGAATGCAGCGTACGCTAAGACCGAGGTCAAGTTCCATTACTGGTTTGATATTCTTAGGTCCGAAGACCCGGCGATGTGTGACTGGGCGAATCGGATTGAGTATTCGTTGTGGACACAGCATTGTCATGAGGGGCGTAGATTCAGACACATGACGACGAATATATCTGAGTGTGTGAACTCGATCCTCAAGGGTGTTAGAAACCTTCCTGTGTGCTCGCTAGTGAAGGCAACATACGGAAGGTTGGCTGAATTATTTGTTCGCAAAGGGAGAGAGGCTGAGGCACAGATGGGAACCAGACAACAATTTAGTCAGCACTTGGTGAAGTGTATAGAGGCCAACTTGAAGACGGCTAGGTGCTTCACGGTTACTGTGTACGACAGGGATAACTCCGAGTTCACCGTCGCAGAGACAACTCCAACTGGTTCTTTCTCACTGGGTAGCTACAGAGTCTCGCTTGCATCTCACACATGTGACTGCGGATACTTCCAGGCACTTCATTTCCCGTGTCCCCACGCACTGGCATGCTGTGCCTACTCACGGCTTACATGGGAGCCTTACGTCCACCACGTGTATCGTCTTAGTTCGGTCTTCAGTGTGTATCGGATGGGTTTCACACCTCCCATTCCGGAGGATTTTTGCCACCATATAACGGGCCGACTGTCATCCCTGACCCCAATAAGAGGCGTGCGAGAGAGGGTCGTCCGAGGTCCACTAGGATACGGACCAATATGGACGAGGCAGATCCGAACCGGTCAAAGAGATGTGGTTTTGTCGGCAGCCCGGCCACACACGTCGGAGTTGCCCACAGCTCGAAGGAGTAGAGCACACACGGGAACATGA